In Triticum urartu cultivar G1812 chromosome 6, Tu2.1, whole genome shotgun sequence, the following proteins share a genomic window:
- the LOC125514889 gene encoding uncharacterized protein LOC125514889, which yields MRFTAGGSSTRSWQPKPTADTTDLRFWLRWRVAVCALWVLCCVAAAAYLVWRHEGPRAHRRPGAAKQDAAAQGRRRPDGLLYDDEAWRPCLRDIHPAWLLAYRLVSFFVLFSLLIVIVISDGGNIFYYYTQWTFILVTVYFGLATTLSIYGCSKFAACNAVAAMSDAEQGPYAVHGAAPKPVVDREDDGTREVAGFWGYLLQIIYQTNAGAVMLTDCVFWFIIFPFLTVKDYSMNFLLIGMHSVNAVFLLGEASLNSLRFPWFRIAYFFLYTALYVVFQWIVHASTPTWWPYPFLDLSSNLAPLWYFAVAFMQLPCYLIFRLVMNLKHHLLAKHFPDSMVLGY from the exons ATGCGGTTCACGGCGGGGGGCTCGTCGACGCGGTCGTGGCAGCCCAAGCCGACGGCGGACACCACGGACCTGCGCTTCTGGCTGCGCTGGCGGGTGGCCGTGTGCGCGCTCTGGGTGCTCTGctgcgtcgccgccgccgcctacctCGTCTGGCGCCACGAGGGGCCGCGCGCGCACCGCCGCCCCGGCGCCGCCAAGCAGGACGCGGCCGCGCAAGGGCGGCGGCGCCCGGACGGGCTGCTCTACGACGACGAGGCGTGGCGGCCCTGCCTCCGCGACATCCACCCGGCCTGGCTGCTCGCCTACAGGCTCGTCTCcttcttcgtcctcttcagcctcctcatcgtcatcgtcatctcCGACGGCGGCAACATCTTCTACTACTACACCCA GTGGACCTTCATTCTGGTCACGGTTTACTTCGGG CTTGCGACGACGCTCTCGATCTACGGGTGCAGCAAGTTCGCCGCGTGCAATGCCGTCGCGGCGATGTCCGACGCCGAGCAGGGGCCCTACGCCGTCCACGGGGCCGCCCCGAAGCCGGTCGTCGACAGGGAGGACGACGGCACGAGGGAGGTCGCCGGGTTCTGGGGGTACCTGCTGCAGATCATCTATCAG ACAAATGCAGGGGCCGTGATGCTTACAGACTGCGTCTTCTGGTTCATCATTTTCCCATTCCTCACCGTAAAAGATTACAGCATGAATTTT CTATTGATAGGAATGCACTCGGTCAACGCTGTTTTCTTGCTCGGCGAAGCATCGCTAAATAGCCTG CGCTTCCCGTGGTTCCGGATCGCGTATTTCTTCCTTTATACGGCGCTATACGTAGTTTTCCAGTGGATTGTTCATGCATCTACTCCAACCTG GTGGCCCTACCCGTTCCTCGACCTCTCCTCTAATCTCGCGCCTCTGTG GTACTTTGCGGTCGCGTTCATGCAACTGCCCTGCTACTTGATCTTCAGACTGGTGATGAACCTGAAACACCACCTTCTCGCCAAGCATTTCCCGGATAGCATGGTCCTAGGATACTAG